In one ANME-2 cluster archaeon genomic region, the following are encoded:
- a CDS encoding 30S ribosomal protein S19: MAKKSSTKLPKRKGEFTYRGKTIQDLKSLSLEEFAELLPARQRRTINRGLGDEHKKILNKINDGDTTIKTHLRDMIILPGMVGLNLEIHNGKSFEKVEVIPEMLGHYFGEYSFTRKRVSHGSAGVGATKSSKFVPLK, encoded by the coding sequence ATGGCAAAGAAATCATCCACCAAACTGCCCAAGAGAAAGGGTGAGTTTACCTACAGGGGAAAGACTATCCAGGACCTGAAAAGTTTGAGCCTGGAAGAGTTCGCTGAACTCCTGCCTGCAAGACAGCGCAGGACCATCAACCGCGGGCTTGGCGATGAACATAAGAAAATATTGAACAAGATCAATGACGGAGATACAACCATCAAGACACACCTGAGGGATATGATCATCCTTCCTGGGATGGTTGGCCTCAATCTGGAGATACACAACGGGAAGAGCTTCGAAAAGGTCGAGGTCATACCCGAGATGCTGGGACACTATTTTGGTGAATATTCCTTTACCCGCAAGCGGGTTTCACACGGTTCGGCCGGTGTGGGAGCTACCAAGTCCAGCAAGTTCGTACCGCTGAAATAA
- a CDS encoding 50S ribosomal protein L22 → MARIAYSLQADPDTTSRAMAHELHISPKHSREICRAIKGMKTGQAKKYLEDVTVLKQAVPFKRYNDSMGHRRGPMAAGRYPQKAAKEFIKLLVNAEANAEYKGLDSNNMKIAHIATKQGRVIRGYRPRARGRSSPKNTETVNIEMIIQEVQ, encoded by the coding sequence ATGGCAAGAATTGCTTATTCATTACAAGCAGACCCTGATACTACATCAAGGGCCATGGCTCATGAACTCCATATTTCACCCAAGCATTCAAGGGAGATATGCAGGGCTATCAAAGGTATGAAGACAGGCCAGGCAAAAAAGTACCTTGAGGATGTAACCGTCCTTAAACAGGCAGTCCCGTTCAAGCGTTATAACGACAGTATGGGACACCGCAGAGGCCCCATGGCTGCAGGCAGGTATCCACAGAAGGCTGCAAAGGAGTTTATTAAGTTACTGGTGAATGCCGAAGCCAATGCCGAATATAAGGGCCTGGATTCAAATAATATGAAGATAGCCCACATCGCTACCAAACAGGGCCGGGTCATCAGGGGCTACAGGCCGCGGGCAAGGGGCAGGTCATCTCCAAAGAATACAGAGACAGTGAATATAGAAATGATAATCCAGGAGGTGCAATGA
- a CDS encoding 50S ribosomal protein L23, with protein sequence MSIILHPFVTEKATFHIEDENKLQFVVDINATKGQIKREIEELYDIPVLSVRTMITMKGKKKAIVAFEGDNTAGELASKLGIF encoded by the coding sequence ATGTCAATAATATTACATCCTTTTGTTACAGAGAAAGCTACATTCCATATCGAGGACGAGAACAAATTGCAGTTTGTGGTTGATATCAATGCCACCAAGGGCCAGATCAAAAGAGAGATCGAGGAACTGTACGATATTCCTGTGCTTTCAGTGAGAACAATGATTACTATGAAAGGGAAGAAAAAGGCTATCGTGGCCTTCGAAGGCGATAACACAGCCGGCGAACTTGCATCCAAACTTGGAATATTCTAG
- a CDS encoding 50S ribosomal protein L2 has translation MGKRIISQNRGKGTPTYRAPSHKFKAQLKHIKVDQNETVKGEVIEILHDTARSAPIARISLENGEERLILIPEGIAVGQEIACGISAEILQGNTLPLREIPEGVLLCNIENKPGDGGQFARSSGVYAVLIAHDVGKTVVQMPSGATKWLNPKCKATIGVVAGGGRVDKPFVKAGKKYHKLKTRAAKYPRVSGVAMNAIDHPFGGGGWQHPGRPKTVSRRAPPGRKVGSIAARRTGKR, from the coding sequence ATGGGAAAAAGAATTATTTCACAGAACCGGGGTAAAGGAACACCCACCTATCGGGCACCCTCCCACAAGTTCAAGGCCCAGCTTAAACACATCAAAGTGGACCAGAATGAAACAGTTAAAGGCGAGGTCATTGAGATACTTCACGATACTGCCAGGTCTGCACCTATTGCAAGGATCAGCCTGGAGAACGGAGAAGAACGCCTGATACTGATTCCGGAAGGTATTGCAGTAGGGCAGGAGATCGCCTGCGGTATTTCTGCAGAGATACTGCAAGGTAATACGTTGCCCCTGCGTGAGATCCCTGAAGGTGTACTGTTGTGTAACATTGAGAACAAGCCCGGTGACGGCGGGCAATTTGCCAGGTCAAGCGGTGTATATGCCGTGCTGATTGCCCATGATGTGGGTAAGACCGTTGTGCAGATGCCCAGTGGAGCCACAAAATGGTTGAACCCGAAGTGCAAAGCTACCATAGGAGTAGTGGCGGGCGGAGGCAGGGTCGATAAGCCCTTTGTAAAGGCCGGGAAGAAATATCATAAATTAAAGACAAGAGCAGCAAAGTATCCCAGGGTATCCGGTGTGGCAATGAACGCCATAGACCACCCATTCGGAGGCGGTGGATGGCAGCATCCGGGAAGACCCAAGACTGTTAGCCGAAGAGCACCGCCAGGCAGGAAGGTCGGGTCCATTGCGGCAAGAAGAACAGGAAAGAGGTGA